The Stratiformator vulcanicus genome has a segment encoding these proteins:
- a CDS encoding radical SAM protein — translation MFRTLLRAGGFARAVYKNQRRLDDRPRFLTYTVTFGCNARCIMCDSWKMPTEGDLTVDEVSRIFDDLPTMDAVRLTGGEPFVRKDFPELYRLAEEKLKPLLIHITTNGFLTDRIVKFCEQRPKKIPLEVLISLDGVGEKHNHIRGSNIAYKAALKTLTILAGRRKELNIKLAVNQTIVDADGIEQYRQLREVLRPLGVRHQMVMAYDVSATYNIEKNVDVAPTQFGEFSTFGEFTDDNVRELIGEVEKDMKSLPFVERLAKKYYLRGIKNRLLGEGGVPNPKCVALNAHLRLFPNGDIPTCQFNSKVAGNLKEQSFKEIWESARFRQQRDWVRACPGCWAECEVLPSAIYTLDLLKESILPGRPSRAKGVQSVEGFASPELVAPEDAVPNAPALIDLDIEPEQEPKPEPVEQGAG, via the coding sequence ATGTTTCGAACCCTGTTACGAGCGGGCGGCTTTGCCCGAGCAGTCTATAAGAATCAACGTCGGCTCGATGACCGACCGCGATTCTTAACCTACACCGTCACATTCGGATGCAACGCGCGTTGCATCATGTGCGACTCGTGGAAGATGCCGACCGAGGGAGACCTGACGGTCGACGAGGTCAGCCGCATCTTCGACGACCTGCCCACGATGGACGCCGTTCGCCTCACCGGTGGCGAGCCGTTCGTGCGCAAGGACTTCCCGGAGCTCTACCGCCTCGCCGAAGAAAAGCTCAAGCCACTCTTAATTCACATCACGACGAACGGTTTTCTCACCGACCGGATCGTGAAATTCTGCGAGCAGCGGCCGAAGAAGATTCCGCTCGAAGTCCTGATTTCACTCGACGGCGTGGGCGAGAAGCACAATCACATTCGTGGCTCGAACATCGCCTATAAGGCGGCATTAAAAACACTGACGATTCTGGCCGGGCGGCGAAAAGAGCTGAATATTAAGCTTGCCGTGAATCAGACGATCGTCGACGCCGACGGGATCGAGCAATATCGACAGTTGCGGGAAGTGCTCCGGCCGCTCGGCGTCCGGCATCAGATGGTCATGGCATATGACGTGAGCGCGACCTATAACATCGAAAAGAACGTGGATGTCGCGCCGACGCAATTCGGTGAGTTTTCGACCTTCGGCGAATTCACCGACGACAACGTTCGCGAATTGATCGGCGAGGTCGAAAAAGACATGAAGTCGCTGCCGTTCGTCGAACGGTTGGCGAAGAAGTATTATCTGCGAGGAATTAAGAACCGGCTATTGGGGGAGGGGGGCGTGCCGAACCCCAAGTGTGTGGCCCTCAATGCGCACCTGCGGCTATTTCCCAATGGCGATATTCCGACGTGCCAGTTCAACAGCAAGGTCGCCGGTAATCTGAAGGAGCAGAGCTTCAAAGAGATCTGGGAGAGCGCCCGCTTTAGGCAGCAACGCGACTGGGTCCGAGCCTGCCCCGGCTGCTGGGCCGAATGTGAAGTCCTGCCGAGCGCGATCTACACGCTCGACCTGCTTAAAGAGTCGATCCTCCCCGGTCGGCCGAGTAGGGCGAAAGGCGTGCAATCGGTCGAAGGTTTCGCCTCACCGGAACTCGTCGCGCCCGAAGATGCCGTCCCGAACGCGCCAGCGTTGATCGATCTCGATATCGAACCGGAGCAAGAACCGAAGCCCGAACCGGTGGAGCAGGGGGCGGGTTAA
- a CDS encoding DMP19 family protein, with translation MDKAKIASLIRECEAEVNNGGFDQFFFNSAGDRTSEVISAIRAVGAEHTAAIVERAAAKFPGEGPPRDRTERQKQLLLISPDGEAFEEEDQAFLEYDDDLEQLLNAYDNS, from the coding sequence ATGGACAAAGCTAAAATTGCGAGTCTGATACGAGAGTGCGAGGCCGAGGTCAACAACGGTGGCTTCGACCAGTTCTTCTTCAACTCGGCCGGAGACCGAACATCAGAGGTAATCTCTGCGATTCGGGCCGTTGGGGCCGAGCACACGGCCGCCATTGTCGAGAGGGCGGCTGCGAAGTTCCCCGGAGAGGGGCCCCCACGGGATAGAACAGAGCGGCAGAAGCAGCTTCTCCTAATCTCCCCGGACGGAGAGGCGTTCGAGGAGGAGGACCAGGCGTTCTTGGAGTACGATGATGACTTGGAACAACTTCTCAACGCGTATGACAACAGCTAA
- a CDS encoding serine/threonine-protein kinase, protein MPSESNPGSDRNLLYGMIALQAGLVTKNALLEAMQAWVLDKDRPLGDILVEKGGLNSEAKTLLDSLVEMQVARHNGDVEASLAEVSSVPTSAVELLAEVEDSEVQNMLASFKVPKANPDLSAGGAATLIVASAGGAATDIVASAGGMRYQILRPHAKGGLGQVLVARDTELQREVALKEILDHAASNEEARSRFLLEAEVTGKLEHPGIVPVYGLGTYADGRPYYAMKFIRGQSLKEATEEYHSQKGQTSAERNTAFRSLIGRFVDLCNTIAYAHSRGVLHRDLKPGNVMLGKYGETLVVDWGIAKVEGRKDTAGASTLEDERKINVTSGSNATPTQTGRAVGTPAFMSPEQAAGRHDLLGPASDIYGLGATLYYVLTGKPPVQGDNIAEVLRNVEQGRIEPPSAIKSGIAPDLSAISMKALTNEPKDRYSSAEDIAADLERWLADEPVSVRRPSVLERAGRLLKRHRASVLVGTSALLLLSVGALTAIVAITNYASSEAAARSEAQAAELVAVENEKAARKAEREAERAAIEERKAKDVAVVAKNNIQREKRKLEKVLYREQINGARQAWEAGDV, encoded by the coding sequence ATGCCTTCCGAAAGTAACCCCGGCTCCGACCGCAACTTGCTCTATGGAATGATTGCGCTCCAAGCGGGGCTGGTCACGAAGAACGCCCTGCTGGAAGCAATGCAGGCGTGGGTGCTCGACAAGGATCGTCCGCTCGGCGACATCTTGGTCGAAAAAGGTGGGCTGAACTCGGAGGCAAAAACTCTGCTCGATTCTCTCGTCGAGATGCAGGTCGCCCGACACAACGGAGACGTCGAAGCCAGCCTCGCTGAGGTGAGTTCAGTTCCCACATCGGCAGTCGAGTTACTCGCCGAAGTCGAGGATTCGGAGGTACAGAACATGCTCGCTTCATTCAAAGTTCCGAAAGCAAATCCGGATCTTTCTGCGGGCGGCGCTGCGACACTCATCGTCGCCTCGGCGGGCGGCGCTGCGACAGACATCGTCGCCTCGGCGGGCGGCATGCGCTACCAGATACTCCGGCCGCATGCGAAAGGCGGCTTGGGGCAGGTTCTTGTCGCCCGAGACACGGAACTCCAACGTGAGGTGGCCCTGAAAGAGATTCTGGATCACGCGGCGTCCAACGAGGAAGCCCGGTCGCGGTTTCTATTGGAAGCCGAGGTGACCGGCAAGCTGGAGCATCCCGGGATTGTGCCCGTTTACGGACTTGGTACCTACGCAGACGGCCGTCCCTATTACGCGATGAAGTTCATCCGCGGGCAGAGCCTGAAAGAAGCCACTGAAGAATATCACAGTCAGAAAGGCCAAACATCGGCTGAACGCAACACCGCGTTTCGCAGTCTCATCGGTCGCTTCGTCGACCTGTGCAATACGATTGCGTACGCCCACAGCCGCGGTGTCCTTCACCGCGACCTGAAACCTGGCAACGTGATGCTGGGAAAGTACGGCGAGACGCTGGTTGTCGACTGGGGAATAGCGAAAGTCGAAGGACGGAAAGATACGGCCGGAGCATCGACGCTCGAAGATGAGAGAAAGATAAACGTCACCTCCGGTTCCAACGCGACGCCCACGCAAACCGGACGTGCGGTCGGAACGCCCGCTTTCATGAGTCCGGAACAGGCCGCCGGTCGTCACGATCTGCTCGGACCAGCCAGCGATATCTACGGCCTCGGGGCAACGCTCTACTACGTATTAACCGGAAAACCTCCGGTCCAAGGCGACAATATCGCTGAAGTCCTCCGCAATGTGGAACAGGGGCGAATCGAGCCACCATCGGCGATCAAGTCCGGCATTGCGCCTGATCTCAGCGCAATTAGCATGAAGGCTCTGACGAACGAGCCGAAAGACCGTTATTCCTCGGCAGAAGATATCGCGGCGGACCTAGAGCGATGGTTGGCTGATGAACCGGTTTCGGTGCGGCGTCCCTCAGTCTTAGAGCGTGCGGGAAGGCTTCTCAAGCGGCATCGCGCGAGCGTACTCGTGGGCACGTCGGCGCTGCTTCTGCTGTCTGTTGGCGCATTAACTGCAATTGTTGCCATTACAAACTATGCGAGCAGTGAGGCAGCGGCGCGGAGCGAGGCTCAGGCGGCCGAATTGGTCGCCGTGGAGAACGAGAAAGCCGCCCGGAAAGCAGAACGCGAGGCCGAGCGCGCCGCTATTGAAGAGCGTAAGGCCAAAGACGTAGCTGTCGTGGCGAAAAACAATATCCAACGAGAGAAACGAAAGCTCGAAAAAGTTCTCTATCGAGAGCAAATCAATGGGGCCCGTCAAGCTTGGGAGGCCGGTGACGT
- a CDS encoding UDP-2,3-diacylglucosamine diphosphatase: MTSATLAGDAMPLSEQNGSDVRSIFVSDVHLGCKHARAERFLTFLHAYQPENLYLVGDIIDGWRLRRLWHWTATYDAILQRLVAMADSGTNVLYTPGNHDNFLRTFPLQMGGITIADEFVHETAHGHRYLVTHGDKFDRFEQGAQWISVVATFAYEIMLYGNRMLSFVRGRKGDFSLCASLKSKAKWLVRFFSDFEKTLGEHASANDCHGVICGHIHRPNRLDVDDVTYFNTGDWIEHSTALIEYNCGTMQLVEYDGIDCRPIATIPAEAIPQTAQAGETLRPRNELAEEEVTPLGSVAVAEPALAN; the protein is encoded by the coding sequence ATGACGAGCGCCACCTTGGCCGGTGACGCGATGCCGCTTTCGGAACAGAACGGGTCTGACGTCCGTTCGATTTTCGTCAGCGATGTGCATCTGGGCTGCAAACATGCTCGTGCCGAGCGTTTTTTGACGTTTCTGCACGCCTATCAGCCCGAGAACCTCTATTTGGTCGGCGATATCATCGACGGGTGGCGATTGCGCCGCCTGTGGCATTGGACGGCGACCTACGACGCGATCCTGCAACGTCTGGTCGCGATGGCCGATTCGGGCACGAATGTCCTGTACACGCCCGGGAACCACGACAACTTTCTGCGAACGTTCCCGCTGCAGATGGGCGGCATCACGATCGCGGACGAATTCGTCCACGAAACGGCCCACGGTCACCGTTATCTGGTGACGCACGGGGACAAGTTCGATCGGTTCGAGCAGGGAGCCCAGTGGATTTCGGTTGTCGCCACGTTTGCTTACGAAATCATGCTCTATGGCAATCGGATGCTCAGTTTCGTCCGCGGCCGGAAGGGTGATTTCTCGCTGTGTGCGTCGCTGAAGTCGAAAGCCAAGTGGTTGGTGCGGTTCTTTTCCGATTTCGAGAAAACGCTCGGTGAGCACGCCAGCGCCAATGATTGCCACGGCGTGATCTGCGGGCACATCCACCGTCCCAATCGCCTCGATGTTGACGATGTTACCTATTTCAACACCGGTGACTGGATTGAGCACAGTACGGCGTTGATCGAGTACAACTGCGGCACGATGCAGTTGGTCGAATATGACGGAATAGACTGTCGACCGATCGCCACGATACCGGCCGAAGCGATTCCGCAAACCGCGCAAGCAGGCGAGACATTGCGGCCCCGAAACGAACTGGCTGAGGAAGAAGTGACCCCATTGGGGTCTGTGGCTGTGGCGGAGCCGGCTCTGGCGAATTAG
- a CDS encoding glycosyltransferase family protein, whose protein sequence is MATIFYSMAGEGRGHATRVRAIVESLRHEHRIVLLAPEAAYDFLAPLYAQSDVEVHRVPGLLFHYYDRRLNLPRTARGAAAYLWQLPALVRDFERRLRDAGADLVLTDFEPALPRAAERAGVPVVSINHQHFLIVDDLAGIPWHLRARATATAPLVNLFCPNATELIVSSFYDPPLRPKFRDIVTQVGNLMRTEVLNAEASDAGHLLVYLRRFAHPHVLEALRRCGKEVRLYGLGEKPADGNIIYRPISDSGFLADLASCSALISNAGNQLVGEALYLRKPVLAMPEPNNFEQFINAHFLKREGGGDWVRVGQFNADRLGDFIERVPDLRAEIVDPNRYCGNERAVEAVRRVLGRIAGTIKPPVSPKAVPVAG, encoded by the coding sequence ATGGCGACGATCTTCTACAGCATGGCCGGAGAAGGCCGAGGGCACGCCACGCGAGTGCGGGCGATCGTCGAATCGCTCCGTCACGAGCACCGTATCGTATTGCTCGCCCCCGAGGCGGCCTACGATTTCCTCGCCCCGCTGTATGCGCAGTCCGACGTCGAAGTGCATCGAGTGCCGGGACTGCTGTTTCACTATTACGATCGAAGGCTGAACCTGCCGCGCACGGCTCGCGGGGCCGCGGCCTATCTGTGGCAACTACCCGCGCTTGTTCGCGACTTCGAGCGTCGGCTGCGAGATGCCGGGGCCGATCTCGTTCTGACAGACTTCGAACCGGCGTTGCCGAGGGCGGCCGAGCGGGCCGGGGTTCCGGTCGTCAGCATCAATCACCAGCACTTCCTGATCGTCGACGATCTGGCCGGAATTCCGTGGCACCTGCGAGCCCGTGCGACCGCAACGGCGCCGCTCGTCAATCTGTTCTGTCCCAACGCGACGGAACTGATTGTCTCGTCTTTTTACGATCCGCCGCTGCGGCCGAAGTTTCGCGACATCGTCACGCAGGTCGGCAATCTGATGCGAACCGAGGTGTTGAACGCCGAAGCGAGCGATGCGGGGCATTTGCTCGTCTATCTCAGACGGTTCGCTCACCCGCACGTGCTCGAGGCGCTGCGGCGCTGCGGTAAAGAAGTCCGGCTCTACGGCCTCGGCGAAAAGCCGGCGGACGGAAATATCATCTATCGACCGATCAGCGACAGCGGCTTCCTCGCAGATCTGGCATCATGCTCGGCGTTAATTTCGAACGCGGGAAATCAACTTGTCGGCGAGGCGCTCTACCTGCGAAAGCCAGTACTTGCGATGCCGGAGCCGAACAACTTCGAGCAATTCATTAATGCCCACTTCTTGAAACGTGAAGGGGGCGGCGACTGGGTCCGCGTCGGGCAGTTCAATGCCGATCGACTCGGCGATTTCATCGAACGCGTCCCCGACCTGCGGGCTGAAATTGTCGACCCCAACCGTTACTGCGGTAATGAGCGCGCGGTCGAAGCCGTTCGCCGCGTTCTGGGCCGCATCGCCGGTACGATTAAACCTCCCGTTTCCCCAAAGGCAGTCCCGGTGGCGGGATGA